The Bacteroidota bacterium genome includes the window CGTCAAGAGGCGGTAGCCTTAGACACCGAATTCGTAAGAACGAAAACCCTCACTCCTCATTTAGGCCTTATCCAGCTCTATGATGGCCATCAGCTGGTACTCATTGATCCGCTCGCCCTAATTTTATTTGACTTTCTTAACAAGAATCTAATATTTTTTTACAAAAGAAAGTGTTTCCCTCACTTAGTCAGTCAGTATAAATCCTGTGTATATATTGTTGCTGGTACTAGTAAGTATTGGCTATTCTGTAAAAACCACTAAATAAACCATTACGTGTATTCGCTCCCTGAGTAATGCACGTGGGATATAACGTTCAAAACAATGAAGAACCTTTATTCTCTTTTATTGCTAGTCGCTTTTGGTCTAACAATCTCAGCTTGTGAGCAGTCCGCCTCGGAAGCAGTACCTGTCGCATCTGCTGCAATGAACAGCATTGCCAATCCAATCACCATGGATGAAGTTACTGCTGTTCAGCAAGCCTGGGGTGAAGGGATTGTTGCGATTGGCGCAGCATTCACTGAAGATGGTGATTACCGCGCACTGGCTGGAGACCATGTAAATAAATTCTACCACTTTGTAGACGGCGCAACGGTCCTCTTCAAGCCGACGCTTGCTGCTGAAGACCAGTTTCGTGGTAATTTTGAAGAAGCACTGAGCTACTTTGTTGGCACAGCAGGTTCAGAAGATAAAGGCTTTGCCATCGCACCATATACCAATGTGCGTTGGGAAAACGAAGGGACCGTGATTTCCGAAGATGGCTCAATGGCAATGGCCATGGGCAACTACTTCTTTACCGGTACCGACGGCAACGAAACCAAAGTGGAGTATTCCTTCGGATACGCCAAAGACGCAAATGGTGATCTACAGATTGTACTGCACCACAGCTCACTGCCTTATGCTCCCTAGATGCGTTGCGACAGGTTAATACATTACCCAAGCGGGGGCTCGCCATCGGCAGCCCCCGTTTTTATGCCCATCTCAAAGTGAAATGGTTCTCGAAGTGAAATGGTTTAGGAAACGGCTGTGATTGCCTGAATCCTACAAAGGTATGCGCTCGCACACAATGCTAAACAACTTGACGCAGTATCAACATGGCTTCTTTTGATGATGCCACGTTTGACTACGTGAAAACTGGTCTGTCCCTGAAAAAGTGGTTCTCCCGCAAATTTGGTGATGGACCACAACAGTAGGTGGTTATACCACAGGTGAGGCAAAAGGGCCGTCTTATGAAGACTATCGCAGTGGGTATTAGAACTTACGCATTGTTAAAATTAGACGCGCTTCCTATGCGCAGAAGTTGCTCTAAGGCCGGTTTACACCTATTTTCCTGATTATACTCACCAACCTCAGTTCCATTGATGAATCCTACCCTACACCGCCGCCTTGCCGTCGTATATGCAATTATTTTTCTCGCTGCTTCTAGTTGTACGCCAGGAACTGAGCCGAAGGCAGAAGCTGAACCCACCATGGAGTTTATGTCCATCTTTAATGGGGAAAACTTGGATGGTTGGACCCTGGATCAAATCGATGCAGACACTGTCATTCAGGCTTTCAGCATCGAGGAGGGAGATTTGATTTTGGATACGCCTGGCACAGAAGATTATGTATGGCTGACATACGACAAGGAATTGACAGATTTTGGCCTCAAGCTAAAATTTATCGCCTACCAGGATGCTGTCGGCAATTGCGGTATTCAGTTCCGGGATCAGTACGAGAACAACGTATATCCCAGGCATGGATTCGACCTGGCTTCAAACGTTCCGCAATCCACCGGCTTCATCTGGGATTTCCAGGAGCACTGGCTTCCCTTTGCCATGCAAGGCTACAAGGCAGAAAACTTCGAACCTCACCTGCCTGAAGGGTGGACATACAAATGGAGTACGGACCCTGAGCCATGGAACGATTTCGAAGTACGTGTTATTGGCTCGCGCGTCCAGACCTGGTTGAACGGAAAGCCGATCATTGACTGGGATGGTGGAGATAAGATATTGCCATCAGGGCACATAGCGATAGAAGTACACAAGGGACAAGTGTTTCGATTCAGGTTCAAAGATATCGAACTGGCGGACTTGTCAGTGTAATCATTTACGAGGCCTCTCTTTTATCGTGTAACAGGTATCATCTCATCATAGAACCAGTTCGGAAAGGGTGCCTCCGCGGCTCAATCCTGGTGCCGGTTTAAAAACTGCCGGCCCCTGTCCTGAAGCAAGGGCACGCTACCTTGATACCGAAATCGGCGGGCACGTCATGTACCTCCCGGGTGCGGCCGGCGACATCAACCAGTTTGCCGACAAAACCCCGGTGGATCAGGGCGGATTCGAAGAGGTTGGGCGCATGGGTCGTGTGTTGGCTGACGAGGTGATTCGGGGTTTGCCTGAAATGAAGTCATTGGGTGAATAGATAGATCTCGATGTAACAACAGAATCGATCTCACTTTCCCACCGAGACGACATCTACCGAGTAGAAACGACGTTTCAGGCTGAGATCAATTCAATTTTAATAGGGGAGCACGTTGCACTGAGTACATTTCCAGGAGAATTCTTCGTCGAGCACGGACTTTGGTTGAAAGCACAGAGTCCTTTCGACTATACGTTTTTCGTAGGATACACAAATGATGCAATGGCCTATTTCCAAACCATTCAAGCTGCAACGGAAGGCGGCTATGGCGCGGTCTCGGCGACGCAAGTAGAAGTGGGTGCCGGCGAACGACTTGTGAATCGAGCGTTGATTAGCCTGTTGTATCAAGGAGGAAGGATTGAGCATTGAAACGTAGCCAGACGATGGCTAATTTAGTCGAGCTACCACCATGAAATCCCACCCTCTCATGAAAGTACTCCTCACCCTCCTCCTTACATTCACACTGCTCACACCTTCTGAATCCACAGCACAGCCAGTTCAGATGAAAGCGGGCGTTGCCAAAACTGTTATCACGAACACCCAATCACGGGTGATGGTGAATGGCCGCATGTCTCAAGGCGTAAAAGAAGACATCCATGCGCGGGCACTTGTGCTTAATGACGGTGAAAAGCGCCTGGTAGTCATTACCTATGATTTGAACTGTCTCGATGTTGGTACACCGCTGCTTCGTGCGCGCCTTAAAAATGAACTGGGCATCGCCCCAGAATACCTGCTGCTGCTCGCCACACATAATCACAGCGCACCTATTCAGATTAATCGGGATAATTTCGATTACGGTCATTGGCTGGCGGATCGTATGTTCGATCTGGTAAAGGAAGCAATCGAGAATGAACGCGAAAACGTGCGGCTCGAGTTCGGCAGTGGGATGGGTTATTTCTTGTTCAGCGTAGGAAATGCACCGGTGGATTATGAGATACAGCTTCTTCGGGTGATGGAGGGTGATCATCCGATGGCAATGTTGTTTAATCACGGAGCGCATCCTGCCCAGGCAGCCTGGAATAAGATTGAAGCCGGCCATCCAGGTTATGCCATGGATGAAATAGAAGCCGCGTTTCCGGGTGTACAAGCCATGTATGCCGATGCTTCGGGAGGCAATCAGTTTGTTGAGCGTACGCCAGAATTTCAGGGGGCAGTGAGGAAAGCACTCGCAATCAGTGTCGACTCAGTGGATGTGCTGCTTGAAGCCAAGGCGCGAGAAGCCGGCCATGATCTGGCTAAGGCAGTGAAAAAGATCAATGAAGGTGAATTTGTAGATGTTACCGGTCCCCTCTCCAGTTCGATGGAGATTGTCTCTTTGCCACTGGCTCCGCCTATCTCAAAAGAGGAAGCGATAGAACTGAGCAAAAGCTATCCAACAGACGTTGGGTTTGTCGAATATCCGCATCCGCATCGAGGAACGAACTGGGTGCGAATGCTGCTTCGCTATTACGAAAAGGGGATCCCCTTTCCGAAAACGACCACCGAAATGGTGTGTACTTACGACACTTATTTGATCCACAAGCAAGATCAGGAATTTCTTGACAAGTACAAGTACAGCCTGCATAAGCCGTTTCCATGCATCTATAATGAAGTGATCGTTTCCCGAATCGGTCCTATGCCGCTGGTTGCCATGCAGGGCGAGGTCACAGCGCCCATTGGCGCACGAATTAAAGATGCCTTTAGAAAAGATCACCCCATCATGGTATTCGGCTACATGGGTGAGCATAACCTGTACATCCCAACGCGCGAGCTGGTTCGGCTGAACGCCTATCAGGCTCAAACCCTGCAAATCCAATATGCTTCACCTGTCGGCTGGGACCCGGAGGTGGAGAACGAAATGGTGAAAGCAGTAGTCAAGATCGTGGAGGAGATTCTGGAGTAGTCTGTTTTGTAATACCCCCATCAATTAGGACAGATTAATCCTGCAGAATTCCTAAACTGATGTGCTGGTGGACGAACATGCGCATCCATTTAAATATCGGCGAAGTCGAGTGTGTTGCTTTATGTGATGTAGATCAAAGCATTCTTGAACGACGGGCAAAAAATGCTGAGGAGGTTCAAGGAAAAAAAGCCGGCATTATACAAAGATTATCCACAGCTCCTTGAAGACGATAGCATCGATGCTGTTATCAGCGCGACACCCGATCATTGGCATTTTAAAACGATGGTGGATGCGGTTGAGGCTGGCAAGCATGTTTATGTGGAAAAGCCATTGGCAAATTCCATTCAAGAATGCAACATCATGGTGGACACTGTTGAGCGAACGGGCAAAAATTGTACAGGTCGGCCAATGGCAACGCAGTGCTCGCCATTATAAGTTTGCCCTGGAATATGTGCACTCAGGCAAGCTGGGCAAATTCGCCTTGTAAAGGTTTGGGCCTACCAGGACTGGATGAAACCTATCCTTGTCAAACTTGACAGTAATACACCTCCAGGAGTTGGCTACGACATGTGGTTGGGCCCTGCTCCCAAGCGCCCCTTTAATCCCAATCAATTCCATTTTAATTAACCGGTGGTTCTGGGATTACTCCGGAGGTATGCAAGTAGATTGGGGTGTTCATGAAATGGACATTGCGTTGCAGATTATGGAGGCAACGGCGCCTAAATCCATTACAGCTTCCGGAGGCAAATTAGCTTATCCTGGGGGAACTCCACTCGTCCCACTAGAGGCCTAGTTGTTCAGGTGAGGATAGCTGCCCGAGTCGTAATCTGGATTTGGCACAGGCATCTGGGCCTGTACGTCTGCTCGCCAGTCATGAAGCAGTGACAATAATTCTGCAGCTTTTTCAGGCTCGGCCAAAGCCAGGTTATTTTGTTCACCGATATCCTCGCGCAGGTTAAACAGTTGAACCGTGTTGTTCTCGTAGTATTCCAACAACTTGTAATCCCCTGATCTTACGCCACCGCCTGGGCTTTGCATGCCGTGGTTACTATACTGAGGGAAATGCCAGTAAATAGGATCTCTGTCAACAGTTTCTCCCTTGAGCGAGGGTACAAAGCTGACACCGTCTACTGCCTGAACGGGCATCTGCGGCAAACCAGCCAACTCCAATAAAGAAGGATAAAAATCCGTACTCATCACGAGGGTTTCGCTTTCAGACCCGGCCTTTGCGCCGGCAGGCCACTTCACAACCATGGGTACACGAACGCCCCCTTCGTAGAGCCATCCTTTTGCACCACGCAGGGGCAAGTTTGATGTGGCGTAAGCGAGGTCGAGCTTGTCAGATTCCACAACACGGGTTGCCCAGCCCACGTTGGCGCCAGACATCCCACCGTTGTCTGAAAAGAAAACAATGATCGTATTATCGGATAAACCCTGTGCTTCGAGTGTGTCCATGATCCGCCCCAGGCTTTCATCCATCGATTCAACCATGGCAGCAAAATGGATGTTATCCTGGTGCTGCTTGATTTTGAATGTACGCTGCGGTAGCACTTTGTGCCCTTCATGGGACGGTTGCTCGATGAGCTCAGCTAGCTCCGCTCTTGACAGCGGATTTGCATCGTCTGGATTGCCTTCCAGAATGAAGTCCGGCCCCTCGGGCATATCCTGTTGCGCCATTTTTTGCCGGTACTTTTCTACCAGATCAGGCCGGCCATGGATAGGATCGTGTACGGCAAAATGTGACATGTGCAGGAAAAACGGCTGGTCTTTGTTCGATTCGATATACGCAACAGCAACATCTGTGAGTCGATCGGTAAGATACTGACCAGGTTCGTCGTCAAGTCCATCTAACTCGAAGGGTGCATAATAGCCGGCTTTGGGCCATCCTTTATTCCAGTCAGGCACCTGCATGTCAAACCCCTGCTCCAATGGACCGTAAGGATCTTCGCCCAGGTGCCATTTGCCGATGTGTCCGGTTTGATAGCCATGCTGTTTAAAGGCTTCAGCCAGCGTTATTTCTTCTAGCGGTAGATGCGGAAGGTATTCGGGTTTTCTCAGCTGCTCAAAGGCATAACTTTGCCGGCCTTGAAGCCAGTCCGTAAGATGCAGACGGGCGGGATACTTGCCTGTCATAATGCTGGCACGGGTCGGAGAACATACATGGGAAGCCGCATAAGCCTGCGTAAACTTAACACCCTCAGCTGTGAGCCGATCTATGTTTGGCGTCTCATAAAAAGTACTTCCAAAACTGCCCACATCTCGCCACCCCAGATCATCTACCAGGAAAAATACAATGTTGGGCGGTTCGGCTGGCGGCGTTGAGCAGGACAAAAGCAGCACATGCGAAACGAGCACGATCAAGCACTTTGCGAAGTAATTTTTCATAGGTATTCTTTGTATTTCGATGTATCGTTCCGCTTCCTGTTTATTCAGCCAGGAATTGCACGGCGCATTCCACGTCGGCTCATGACCTGATTAGATAACTCAGTTTCAGGAAAAAACCATCATTCAGGCGCTCAAGCTGCCGAAATCTGAAAGAAGCGGGTTCAGTCATCGAGCTTCCATACCCAAAAAATGCCACCGTACCTGGCGTGGGGCGATAAGAAATCAGCCAGTCAACCCTGAAATCATTACTGGTTCTCCGTACGGATCGCACAAAATCGCCTGTACCCGGATCGAAGAACAGAATCGGGTCACCGTTATTCAGGGCATCTCGCGAGGCATCCAAAAGAAAGGCTTGATACTCTGCCACCAGACGAATAAACAAGGCGCGTGTCAATTGGTACTCCACTTTGAACCGGGGAATCATGCGCCTGAATGACGTACTGCCATCACTTTGTCGAAAGTACTGTTGATGGGTATAGTCAATATCAAACCGAAGTTTTTGTGTAGGGCGCCAGTCCATGTTCAAAAAGATGAGCATCGTGCTTTTGGTCTGCGTCCATTCGAAAAAGTCGGTATCGGGGCCAATAACAAACAGGATATTGCCGCCAAATTTCTGGAAGCGTGGCGTGGCAAAGGTAAACAGAAAATCAAGATTGGGTATCCGGTTCTGTCCTACAAACTTCACGGTATCTACAGCAACCCCATTTTCCTGTCGCTCTACGTAATGGTTGGTAAATAGGGACTCATCAAATCGAAATGACTCGCGCAAAACAGAGTGCGAAAATGACCAGCCTCCCCGAAAGCGCCATCCACTGTTTAAATGGAGCCGGGCATCATCGGGTAACTTGGCCTCGGTAAACCGCCTGTACTTCCAGATCCCGTCGAGCGAAACACTGCCGGTCCAGGTTTCAACCAGCCCGCCTTCCTCACCGTAGATCGTGTAGCGCGGGGTAAAATTGGCGCGGGCAATGGCAGTCCTCCCAAGAAAACCACTTTGTGCCTGAAAGTCCGGGTGGTAACCGCGCGCAGAAAGGTTAAAGCCAAAAGCCCGGCCGTTGCGATCAAATCGCATGGCCCACATGGGGGCTGACCGGGATTCCCCGCCGCTTTTTGTTACGCTGGCACCGCCTTGCAACGTCAGGTCATACAATTTACCAATGACAACGCGCCCGTCTGCGGCAACCACACGGTTAAAATCACTGCCCACAATTTTGTCCGTGTAAACAAGGCCCAAGGTAGATTGTCTGGACAGGTCCTGGCGTAGCCTCAGGATGTTAAAAAAGGGTGTATCGCCCGTGGGTGATACAGATTGTGCGTCTGCCGCAGAAAGAAAAGCGACGTTGGTGTTTTTAATTTTGCCCGTGACCTTTGCAGCACCAACCGGCTGCACCATGCGCCGGGTATAAACCAACCGCGTTGGTGATGAAAACAGCTCAATGCCATCGAGGAAAAACGGCCGTTTCTCCGTAATGAAAATCTCTTCGCGCGGGTCGTATTGAATGCGCGCAGCATCCGCTTCTATCTGCGAGAAATCAGGATTGGCCGTAGCGTTTAAGGTTAGGTTGTTTGTAATCCCCCACCGAACGGTCCCTCCTACTTCAACGCGCTGCCCGGTGTATTGCCACTTGTCTACATCAGGGCTGCCTACGACGCCATACGTTGTCTCGGGTGTTACATCCAGTACCAGTCCGCGGCGTAACCCCTGCAAGCCTTCGAGTTTGCCGCTCTGCCCAAGAAAAGAAGCGTT containing:
- a CDS encoding phosphoribosyl-AMP cyclohydrolase codes for the protein MNSIANPITMDEVTAVQQAWGEGIVAIGAAFTEDGDYRALAGDHVNKFYHFVDGATVLFKPTLAAEDQFRGNFEEALSYFVGTAGSEDKGFAIAPYTNVRWENEGTVISEDGSMAMAMGNYFFTGTDGNETKVEYSFGYAKDANGDLQIVLHHSSLPYAP
- a CDS encoding DUF1080 domain-containing protein — encoded protein: MNPTLHRRLAVVYAIIFLAASSCTPGTEPKAEAEPTMEFMSIFNGENLDGWTLDQIDADTVIQAFSIEEGDLILDTPGTEDYVWLTYDKELTDFGLKLKFIAYQDAVGNCGIQFRDQYENNVYPRHGFDLASNVPQSTGFIWDFQEHWLPFAMQGYKAENFEPHLPEGWTYKWSTDPEPWNDFEVRVIGSRVQTWLNGKPIIDWDGGDKILPSGHIAIEVHKGQVFRFRFKDIELADLSV
- a CDS encoding sulfatase, encoding MKNYFAKCLIVLVSHVLLLSCSTPPAEPPNIVFFLVDDLGWRDVGSFGSTFYETPNIDRLTAEGVKFTQAYAASHVCSPTRASIMTGKYPARLHLTDWLQGRQSYAFEQLRKPEYLPHLPLEEITLAEAFKQHGYQTGHIGKWHLGEDPYGPLEQGFDMQVPDWNKGWPKAGYYAPFELDGLDDEPGQYLTDRLTDVAVAYIESNKDQPFFLHMSHFAVHDPIHGRPDLVEKYRQKMAQQDMPEGPDFILEGNPDDANPLSRAELAELIEQPSHEGHKVLPQRTFKIKQHQDNIHFAAMVESMDESLGRIMDTLEAQGLSDNTIIVFFSDNGGMSGANVGWATRVVESDKLDLAYATSNLPLRGAKGWLYEGGVRVPMVVKWPAGAKAGSESETLVMSTDFYPSLLELAGLPQMPVQAVDGVSFVPSLKGETVDRDPIYWHFPQYSNHGMQSPGGGVRSGDYKLLEYYENNTVQLFNLREDIGEQNNLALAEPEKAAELLSLLHDWRADVQAQMPVPNPDYDSGSYPHLNN
- a CDS encoding DUF5916 domain-containing protein codes for the protein MEGDVNVDGVLSEAEWQSAGRVSGFSQYLPADGRPAEDSTTVLVWYSPYAIYFGIRAYAPPGAVRATLADRDKIEGDDYVRLLVDTFNDQRQTYVFSVNPLGVQADGTLRDAAQRTSLLQASGSTTFTLDLSPDYVYESKGRVTDKGYEVEVRVPFKSLRYQPDEVQTWGFNVIRKVQHSGYVDTWTQVLKDNASFLGQSGKLEGLQGLRRGLVLDVTPETTYGVVGSPDVDKWQYTGQRVEVGGTVRWGITNNLTLNATANPDFSQIEADAARIQYDPREEIFITEKRPFFLDGIELFSSPTRLVYTRRMVQPVGAAKVTGKIKNTNVAFLSAADAQSVSPTGDTPFFNILRLRQDLSRQSTLGLVYTDKIVGSDFNRVVAADGRVVIGKLYDLTLQGGASVTKSGGESRSAPMWAMRFDRNGRAFGFNLSARGYHPDFQAQSGFLGRTAIARANFTPRYTIYGEEGGLVETWTGSVSLDGIWKYRRFTEAKLPDDARLHLNSGWRFRGGWSFSHSVLRESFRFDESLFTNHYVERQENGVAVDTVKFVGQNRIPNLDFLFTFATPRFQKFGGNILFVIGPDTDFFEWTQTKSTMLIFLNMDWRPTQKLRFDIDYTHQQYFRQSDGSTSFRRMIPRFKVEYQLTRALFIRLVAEYQAFLLDASRDALNNGDPILFFDPGTGDFVRSVRRTSNDFRVDWLISYRPTPGTVAFFGYGSSMTEPASFRFRQLERLNDGFFLKLSYLIRS